The DNA segment TGAGCGATTTCGGCAAAGTGCTTTTGCATACCTTGGGACTCTATATATTTAAGAACCACATCGAGGGCGCGGATTAGGCTCACGGCGGAACTCCAACGGGTCTGCGTGCTGTCGTTGGCTTTTTTTTCTCCGACAAGATCAAAGTAAAAGGCCTGTCGTGGCCCTAATTTTTCGGCGCGCGCCCAGGCTTTTTCCGAAAGCGAAATGAACGAGAGGCCGGTTGGGAGCATCAAAGCTTTTTGCGATCCTGTGATCACCACATCCAAGCCCCAACGATCCATAGGGACATCGTAAGCTCCGAGGGCAGTGACCGCGTCGACGATCACTAAGCGATCGGTGTTTCGAGTGAGTTGAGCTAATGCTTCCACGGGCAGTTGAGCGCCGGTACTGGTTTCGCAGGCCTGACAAAGTATCGCTTGAATTTGGGGATGATTTTTTAAAATTTCCGAAACTTTATTGAGATCCAGATCCTGACCCCAGGGCAACTGGAGATGGACGGGCTTTAAGCCGATACTTTTCGCGAGCTCCAACCAACGATTTCCAAACTTGCCAGCGTCAATGACCAGAACCGTTTCACCCTGTTCTATGGTGTTGAGCAGCGCCGCTTCCATAGCCCCTGTGCCGACCGAGGCCAAAACAAAACAGTGCTGTTTGGTTTGAAAAAGTTTTTTTAAATTGTTTAAAACGCGATCGAGAATCACCTCAAACTCTACCGTGCGGTGATGGAGCACCGGTTGCGCTAATTCTTTAAGCACCCAATCAGGAAGGGGCACAGGGCCCGGAGTCATTAAGGTATAATTATTCATCGGAATCACAATTTCATTCTTGAATGCGCAAAAGTCAAAAGGTACGTTAATCGGTCGATG comes from the Bdellovibrionales bacterium genome and includes:
- a CDS encoding alanine--glyoxylate aminotransferase family protein, producing MNNYTLMTPGPVPLPDWVLKELAQPVLHHRTVEFEVILDRVLNNLKKLFQTKQHCFVLASVGTGAMEAALLNTIEQGETVLVIDAGKFGNRWLELAKSIGLKPVHLQLPWGQDLDLNKVSEILKNHPQIQAILCQACETSTGAQLPVEALAQLTRNTDRLVIVDAVTALGAYDVPMDRWGLDVVITGSQKALMLPTGLSFISLSEKAWARAEKLGPRQAFYFDLVGEKKANDSTQTRWSSAVSLIRALDVVLKYIESQGMQKHFAEIAHRASHFRKEVLNDSIRLFPQTPSPSLTALEMPKDIDSQKVQKILQDQHKIIVMAGQDAYKSRLIRVGHMGAMTLDDLTKTAKALHQAMEQARV